In the Deltaproteobacteria bacterium genome, one interval contains:
- a CDS encoding AAA family ATPase gives MKSKRINANKQFIGREFELSKLAQIADTNEASIVVVYGRRRVGKTELVEQAFRNRNIIKFEGVEGEHKFSQMKHVLSQFSEYAGDPLIAKLNLRSWAEIFQLIAKYTLKGEWTLFLDELQWLASYRSQLIAELKYVWDNYFRQNRSLVLVLCGSSPSFIINKVLHSRALYNRSQHEIHLQEFDLHETKSFLGSRRSNREVMDAYLTVGGIPEYLKYLNRESSVFLGLCKNTFVSGSFFSNEYQRIFTSRLGSNRDYLKVIRFLSRERFAARQEIAKHIKCETGGTLTALLKDLELCGFITRYVPYNLDEQSLLTRYGISDQYLQFYFKFIEPVYGEIQNGSFNKNPALPINTDTYLKWLGYSFERLCRKRHRLIAKLLGFESVIYKAGAFFNRQSHTQDKGFQIDLVFDRSDRVITICEIKYLQSKATRRIIADFERKLELFPNPKKATINKVLITTEGADNELTSYFDRILTLDDIFLA, from the coding sequence ATGAAATCCAAACGAATCAATGCAAATAAACAATTCATAGGCCGGGAATTTGAACTTTCGAAACTCGCTCAAATAGCTGATACCAACGAAGCATCTATTGTTGTGGTATACGGCAGGCGCAGGGTCGGCAAAACAGAACTTGTCGAACAGGCCTTTAGAAACCGGAACATCATAAAATTTGAAGGGGTCGAAGGCGAGCACAAATTCAGCCAGATGAAGCACGTGCTTTCACAGTTTTCTGAATATGCTGGAGATCCTCTTATTGCCAAGCTTAACCTCAGAAGCTGGGCAGAGATATTTCAATTGATTGCAAAATATACCTTAAAGGGGGAATGGACCCTATTTCTAGATGAATTGCAATGGTTGGCATCCTATCGCAGTCAGCTAATAGCCGAACTTAAATATGTCTGGGATAACTATTTTAGGCAAAATAGATCGCTGGTCCTTGTTCTGTGTGGTTCATCTCCGTCATTCATCATCAACAAAGTTCTTCATTCCCGTGCTCTTTATAACCGGTCCCAGCACGAAATACATTTGCAGGAATTTGACCTCCATGAAACGAAGTCATTTCTCGGAAGCAGGCGTTCTAACCGGGAGGTCATGGATGCTTATCTGACCGTAGGAGGCATACCGGAATATCTGAAATATCTGAACCGTGAGTCGTCAGTCTTTTTGGGGTTGTGCAAAAATACATTCGTATCGGGAAGTTTCTTCTCGAATGAATACCAAAGAATTTTTACAAGCAGGCTGGGCTCAAACAGAGATTATCTTAAAGTTATTAGATTTCTAAGCAGAGAAAGGTTTGCTGCAAGACAGGAGATTGCAAAACATATCAAGTGTGAGACAGGAGGAACACTGACTGCCTTATTAAAGGATTTGGAGCTTTGCGGATTCATAACAAGATATGTCCCATATAATCTGGATGAACAAAGTCTGCTTACAAGATACGGTATCAGCGACCAATATCTGCAATTTTATTTTAAATTCATCGAGCCGGTCTATGGAGAAATACAAAACGGTAGCTTTAATAAAAATCCAGCCCTTCCTATCAACACCGATACATACCTAAAATGGCTGGGGTATAGTTTTGAACGCCTCTGTAGAAAGCGGCATCGCCTTATTGCCAAATTGCTTGGATTTGAATCGGTCATATATAAGGCAGGGGCTTTCTTTAATCGCCAGTCACATACTCAAGATAAAGGATTTCAAATAGACCTTGTTTTTGACAGGTCAGACAGGGTCATCACAATATGTGAGATAAAATATTTGCAATCAAAGGCAACGCGCAGGATTATTGCGGACTTCGAACGTAAACTGGAATTGTTTCCAAACCCAAAAAAGGCTACTATTAATAAGGTTCTTATTACCACAGAGGGTGCCGACAATGAACTGACAAGTTATTTTGACAGAATACTGACACTTGATGATATTTTCTTGGCATAA